A single region of the Fenollaria sporofastidiosus genome encodes:
- the pgeF gene encoding peptidoglycan editing factor PgeF yields MKDYKIIDGKYLISDYLDGLGITNLMSLKPINIKANEDYFTDELPKLLEDIGLNYSSINVTRQVHSNNIALVHDNGTNFYDETDGLIGKSGNVLVIKSADCLPVIVYDKVHKRIAAVHSGWKGTANSIVKEAISKMIKLGSNAKEMHIYVGPHIQKSSFEVKSDVKDIFEKNFSYDGIIEKKDEEHYLIDLGKVLSLDAMSLGVKEKNIYISKLDTVTDERFHSYRRDREKYGLMYTLVCI; encoded by the coding sequence ATGAAAGATTATAAGATAATAGATGGGAAATACTTGATAAGTGACTACTTAGATGGGCTTGGCATCACAAATTTGATGAGCCTTAAGCCCATTAACATAAAAGCAAACGAAGACTACTTTACTGATGAGCTTCCAAAACTTCTTGAAGATATCGGCCTTAATTATAGCTCAATAAACGTAACACGCCAAGTGCACTCAAATAACATTGCCCTTGTTCATGATAATGGCACAAATTTCTACGACGAGACAGATGGCCTTATAGGTAAAAGTGGCAATGTGCTCGTGATTAAGAGCGCAGACTGCCTACCCGTCATAGTGTATGACAAAGTGCATAAGCGCATCGCTGCCGTGCACTCAGGCTGGAAAGGCACAGCAAACTCCATAGTCAAAGAAGCGATTAGTAAGATGATAAAGCTCGGTTCAAACGCGAAAGAGATGCACATATATGTAGGGCCACATATACAGAAGTCCTCCTTCGAAGTGAAAAGCGATGTAAAAGACATATTTGAGAAAAACTTTTCTTATGACGGCATCATAGAAAAGAAAGATGAAGAGCATTACTTGATTGATCTAGGAAAAGTCCTTAGCTTAGATGCGATGAGCCTGGGCGTTAAAGAGAAAAACATATACATCTCTAAGCTAGATACAGTCACAGATGAGCGCTTCCACTCATATAGACGCGACAGAGAAAAGTATGGACTTATGTATACACTGGTATGTATATAA
- a CDS encoding MATE family efflux transporter gives MKNLKAMFQDKHFLKLVYSLAVPVALQNLLASVLNTLDTTMISSLGDYAISAVGLANQIFFFMTLICFGIATGTSAMIAQFYGKEDYQGVRKSHGMALILSVVVSLVFTILALAIPEELMRVFTQDPKVIPYGVTYLRVVSFSYILTAVNFIYSVSMRSIGNAKTPLVASTVAFFGNAFFNYVFIFGKFGFPAMGVAGGALGTILARILEFSVLYIALKKHRGPLTGKLKDFVTFDSHFKKMYIMTAGPVIINETFWSLGQIVYQIAYAKLGTRSVTALQIGMTVQNIFFVLARGLAGACTVIVGNYIGAGDEEKAYKYGTWLLQLSALTGVILGGLMIIFRDAFFVMFPNITAESKAIASSLFIAMGLILFVKTHNSTLVVGIFRGGGDTRYSMLLEMSCVWLIGVPMSFLGSVVFKLPLHFVYLMACCEEVAKACIGLPRVISKKWIKNVTN, from the coding sequence ATGAAAAATTTAAAAGCTATGTTTCAAGATAAGCACTTTCTTAAACTAGTATATAGTCTTGCGGTGCCAGTTGCGCTGCAAAATTTGCTTGCGAGCGTACTTAATACACTAGACACTACCATGATATCATCACTAGGTGACTACGCAATATCAGCAGTAGGACTTGCCAACCAGATCTTCTTCTTTATGACCTTGATCTGCTTTGGTATAGCGACAGGAACTTCAGCTATGATCGCTCAGTTCTACGGCAAAGAAGACTACCAAGGAGTTAGAAAGTCACACGGTATGGCTCTTATCTTATCCGTAGTAGTGTCACTAGTCTTTACGATACTTGCACTAGCGATACCAGAAGAGCTTATGAGAGTCTTTACACAAGACCCAAAAGTTATACCATATGGAGTAACCTACCTTAGAGTAGTATCTTTCTCATACATACTTACAGCGGTGAACTTTATTTACTCAGTATCAATGAGAAGCATAGGCAATGCCAAGACACCACTAGTAGCTTCGACAGTTGCCTTCTTCGGAAACGCCTTCTTCAACTACGTCTTCATCTTCGGTAAATTTGGCTTTCCAGCCATGGGCGTAGCAGGGGGAGCGCTAGGTACCATCTTAGCACGTATACTAGAGTTTTCAGTTTTATATATAGCACTTAAAAAACATAGAGGACCACTAACAGGCAAATTAAAAGACTTCGTGACATTCGACAGCCATTTCAAAAAAATGTATATAATGACAGCCGGACCAGTTATTATAAACGAAACATTCTGGTCACTAGGCCAAATCGTATACCAAATTGCATACGCAAAGCTTGGTACAAGAAGCGTTACAGCCTTGCAGATAGGTATGACAGTACAAAATATATTCTTCGTTCTAGCTAGAGGCTTAGCAGGCGCATGCACAGTTATAGTCGGTAACTACATTGGCGCAGGAGATGAAGAAAAAGCATACAAATACGGCACATGGCTTTTGCAGTTATCAGCACTAACAGGCGTTATACTTGGCGGCTTGATGATAATATTTAGAGATGCTTTCTTTGTGATGTTTCCAAATATCACAGCAGAGTCAAAAGCAATCGCATCAAGCTTATTTATAGCTATGGGACTAATACTTTTTGTTAAAACACATAACTCGACCCTTGTAGTCGGCATATTTAGAGGCGGTGGAGACACAAGATACTCAATGCTTTTAGAGATGAGCTGCGTTTGGCTAATTGGAGTGCCAATGTCATTTTTAGGCTCAGTAGTATTTAAATTACCTCTACATTTTGTGTATTTGATGGCATGCTGCGAAGAAGTAGCCAAGGCTTGCATAGGGCTACCAAGAGTAATATCAAAGAAATGGATAAAAAACGTAACAAACTAA
- a CDS encoding dihydroorotase, with the protein MMLIKKINFIDTVNDSIHSVDMLIEDGIVAEIDENIDKEDECVIDGEGLYISHGLIDTHVHFRDPGQTYKEDLITGAAAAKRGGYTAVVLMANTKPVVDNTDTLEDILNRSKNLGISIYQNATVTKGMLGEELVDMDSLHKAGAVGFTDDGKPIMKAKLLYDALIEAKKYDAPISLHEEDPFFIKKAGKNETAPGIAEAVMVARDAYLAVKADSKLNFQHISSADSLEIIRQYKKYTDKIFAEVTPHHFTLTEDAVEKHGTLAKMNPPLRTAADREAIIRAIKDGTIDMIATDHAPHAKEEKAKDFFSAPSGIIGLETALPLAISELHHKHGIDLLRIIKMLTVNPARLYGLEEGIIKVGSKADLVIFDINKEFIYEHSSSKSQNSPFIGEKLKGKVMYTIKNGKVVYSEESSFNC; encoded by the coding sequence GTGATGTTAATAAAGAAGATTAATTTTATTGATACAGTCAATGACAGCATTCACTCTGTTGATATGCTTATCGAAGACGGCATAGTCGCAGAGATAGATGAGAACATCGATAAAGAAGATGAGTGCGTGATAGATGGAGAGGGTCTATATATATCGCACGGACTTATTGATACCCACGTGCACTTTAGAGACCCCGGTCAAACATACAAGGAAGATTTGATTACGGGCGCAGCTGCTGCAAAGAGAGGCGGCTACACTGCAGTCGTGCTTATGGCGAACACAAAGCCCGTTGTCGATAATACTGATACACTTGAAGATATTTTAAATAGATCAAAAAATTTAGGCATATCCATATACCAAAACGCAACAGTAACAAAGGGCATGCTAGGTGAGGAGCTTGTTGATATGGACTCGCTTCACAAAGCGGGAGCGGTCGGCTTTACCGATGATGGAAAGCCCATAATGAAGGCGAAATTATTGTACGACGCACTTATCGAAGCGAAAAAGTACGACGCACCAATCAGCTTACACGAAGAAGATCCATTCTTCATTAAGAAGGCAGGTAAGAATGAAACAGCTCCAGGCATTGCCGAGGCGGTCATGGTTGCGCGTGATGCCTACCTTGCAGTAAAAGCTGACTCAAAATTAAACTTCCAGCACATATCTTCGGCTGATTCATTAGAAATTATTAGGCAGTATAAAAAGTACACAGATAAAATATTTGCCGAGGTCACTCCGCACCACTTCACACTAACTGAGGATGCTGTAGAAAAGCACGGCACACTTGCGAAGATGAACCCTCCACTAAGGACAGCTGCCGACAGAGAGGCCATTATCCGCGCTATCAAGGACGGTACCATAGACATGATTGCAACAGATCATGCGCCTCATGCGAAAGAAGAGAAGGCAAAGGACTTCTTCAGCGCACCGAGCGGCATCATAGGCCTTGAAACAGCACTTCCGCTTGCTATAAGTGAACTTCACCATAAGCATGGTATTGATCTACTAAGGATTATTAAGATGCTAACAGTGAACCCTGCAAGGCTTTATGGACTTGAAGAGGGCATAATCAAGGTAGGATCGAAGGCAGATTTAGTAATTTTCGATATAAACAAGGAATTTATATATGAACATAGCTCATCAAAGTCTCAAAATTCGCCATTCATAGGGGAAAAATTAAAAGGAAAAGTTATGTATACGATAAAGAACGGAAAGGTGGTATATAGTGAAGAAAGTAGCTTTAATTGTTAA
- a CDS encoding ATP-binding protein has protein sequence MRDYLERIADYLLSERLESKGAILLEGPKWCGKTTTAKQIAKSFIAIDKPDMTKQYQQMAELNPAALLEGETPRLIDEWQLAPKIWNAVRYEVDERDEFGQFILSGSAVPAHFDESMHTGTGRISRLYMRTMSLYESKDSDGSVSLRDLFDGKEISSTNNTSLDDIAFLICRGGWPRAIGLGEKTALFQAIDYYDSIVQNDISRVDSVKRDVEKAKRLLRSYARHVGSQAPLETIRADILANQADTFDQTTLYSYIDALKKIFVIEDAPAWNPNIRSKTAIRSTDTRYFIDPSIATAALGIGPKDLINDLNTMGFLFENLAVRDLRVYSELLDGNVYHYRDKSGLECDAVIHLRNGSYGLVEIKLGGDKLIEEGAETLKSLSELIDTNSMKAPSFMMVLCAQAPFAYKRNDGVYVVPITSLRP, from the coding sequence ATGAGAGATTATTTAGAAAGAATTGCTGATTACTTACTCAGTGAAAGACTAGAGTCAAAGGGAGCTATACTACTAGAAGGACCAAAGTGGTGCGGCAAAACTACAACTGCAAAACAAATTGCAAAGAGCTTTATAGCTATAGACAAACCAGATATGACTAAACAGTATCAACAGATGGCTGAGCTTAATCCTGCTGCCCTGCTCGAAGGAGAGACTCCTAGACTTATTGATGAGTGGCAGCTTGCACCAAAGATATGGAACGCAGTTCGCTATGAGGTTGATGAAAGAGACGAGTTTGGCCAGTTTATATTAAGTGGCTCTGCAGTACCAGCACACTTTGATGAGTCTATGCACACAGGGACTGGAAGGATATCGAGACTTTATATGAGGACTATGAGTTTATATGAGTCCAAGGACTCAGATGGATCAGTTTCTCTAAGAGATCTTTTTGATGGCAAAGAGATATCTTCTACGAACAACACAAGTTTGGATGATATCGCTTTCTTGATATGTAGAGGTGGTTGGCCTAGGGCGATAGGGCTAGGAGAGAAAACTGCTTTATTTCAAGCAATTGATTATTACGACTCTATTGTTCAAAACGATATAAGCAGGGTTGATTCTGTAAAGAGAGATGTAGAAAAGGCTAAAAGGCTACTTAGGTCATACGCAAGGCATGTGGGATCGCAGGCTCCTTTGGAGACTATAAGGGCGGATATTCTGGCTAATCAGGCTGATACTTTTGATCAGACAACACTTTATTCTTATATTGATGCACTAAAGAAGATATTTGTGATTGAGGATGCTCCTGCTTGGAACCCGAATATTCGTTCAAAAACGGCTATCCGTTCGACGGATACAAGATATTTTATAGATCCATCCATTGCTACAGCAGCTTTGGGTATTGGCCCTAAAGATTTAATTAATGATTTAAACACTATGGGATTTTTGTTTGAAAACTTAGCTGTTCGTGATTTAAGGGTATATTCAGAGCTTTTAGATGGTAATGTTTATCACTACAGAGACAAGAGCGGACTTGAGTGTGATGCTGTCATTCATTTAAGAAATGGTTCTTATGGTCTTGTTGAGATAAAACTGGGTGGAGACAAACTTATTGAAGAGGGGGCTGAGACACTTAAGTCTTTGTCTGAGCTTATCGATACTAATAGCATGAAAGCACCTTCATTTATGATGGTTTTGTGTGCACAAGCACCTTTTGCATATAAAAGAAATGACGGAGTATATGTCGTGCCAATAACATCATTAAGGCCATAG
- a CDS encoding aminopeptidase, whose protein sequence is MSEKISWLTVSNEVLEDITEYNEEYKDFLSKAKTERLAVKEIIRMAEAEGFKDVEGLIEKGKKIKKGDKLYFNNKEKSVLLFVIGSKKLEDGLRVVGAHIDSPRLDLKQNPLYEASDLAFLKTHYYGGVKKYQWTTIPLALHGVVYTKDLKKVEISIGEDDEDPVFTITDLLIHLSREQMQKKLAEGILGEQLNVLMGTIPLECEDGDDKSNRVKANVMRIIKEKYGIEEEDFKVAEIEVVPAGKARDLGIDRSMIFGYGQDDRVCAFAALKGILEMKGNKHTALAMFMDKEEVGSIGNTGMASYVLENALHELAALEGEYSALTVRRSLKNSWVLSADVTAGLDPNFDSVYEKNNAAVLGGGIAIAKYTGSGGKGGCNDANAEFLRDVRDIFDKAGVAWQTGELGRVDAGGGGTIAYLLSKYGAEVVDCGTAVLNMHAPNEITSKFDTYMSYRAYKAFFE, encoded by the coding sequence ATGTCAGAAAAAATTTCATGGCTAACAGTTTCTAACGAGGTTCTTGAAGACATCACTGAGTACAACGAAGAATACAAGGACTTTCTTTCAAAGGCAAAAACTGAAAGACTAGCTGTTAAGGAAATCATCCGCATGGCTGAAGCTGAAGGCTTTAAGGATGTAGAAGGACTTATAGAAAAAGGTAAAAAAATTAAGAAGGGCGACAAGCTATACTTCAACAACAAAGAAAAATCAGTTCTATTATTCGTTATTGGTTCGAAGAAATTAGAAGATGGTTTAAGAGTTGTTGGTGCGCACATTGACAGTCCAAGACTTGACCTTAAGCAAAACCCACTATACGAAGCAAGTGATCTTGCCTTTTTAAAGACTCACTACTACGGCGGTGTTAAGAAGTACCAATGGACAACTATACCTCTAGCACTTCACGGTGTTGTTTACACTAAGGACTTAAAGAAGGTTGAGATCTCCATAGGCGAAGACGATGAAGATCCAGTATTTACTATTACAGACCTACTTATCCACCTATCACGCGAGCAAATGCAAAAGAAGCTTGCTGAAGGCATACTAGGTGAACAACTAAACGTACTTATGGGAACTATACCACTAGAGTGCGAAGACGGTGATGACAAGTCTAATCGCGTTAAAGCCAACGTTATGAGAATCATCAAGGAAAAGTACGGCATCGAAGAAGAAGACTTCAAGGTTGCCGAAATCGAAGTAGTTCCAGCAGGTAAGGCTCGTGACCTTGGTATCGATAGATCCATGATCTTTGGATATGGTCAAGACGACAGAGTTTGTGCATTTGCAGCGCTAAAGGGTATACTTGAGATGAAAGGTAACAAGCACACAGCTCTTGCTATGTTTATGGATAAAGAAGAAGTTGGCTCTATAGGTAACACTGGTATGGCAAGCTATGTTTTGGAAAATGCACTACACGAGCTTGCAGCACTTGAAGGCGAATACTCAGCACTTACTGTTAGAAGATCACTAAAGAACTCATGGGTACTTTCTGCAGACGTAACAGCAGGCCTAGACCCTAACTTCGACTCAGTTTATGAAAAGAACAACGCAGCAGTTTTAGGCGGCGGTATCGCAATCGCTAAGTACACAGGCTCAGGCGGAAAAGGCGGCTGCAACGATGCAAACGCAGAATTCTTAAGAGATGTAAGAGATATATTTGACAAGGCAGGAGTTGCTTGGCAAACAGGCGAACTTGGTAGAGTTGATGCAGGTGGCGGCGGAACCATAGCCTACCTACTAAGCAAGTACGGCGCAGAAGTAGTTGACTGCGGAACAGCAGTTCTAAACATGCACGCACCTAACGAAATCACATCAAAGTTCGACACATACATGTCATACAGAGCATACAAAGCATTCTTTGAATAA